In Drosophila santomea strain STO CAGO 1482 chromosome 2L, Prin_Dsan_1.1, whole genome shotgun sequence, a single window of DNA contains:
- the LOC120445319 gene encoding mucin-5AC isoform X2 → MKYSTGRRNILCLLGLCLLLLKTGPTEAQSKRPSRVTSSRSFGTNVKPNTSNGPSFDCPEEFGYYPHPSDCTQYYVCVFGGALLESCTGGLMYSHDLQTCDWPRNVGCELVDTSSERSPAQSQAQSQREPHAQHVPSRIRFGSAFGSQGGTQKAATVPPQYHRSPPQVIQAQVQNIPPPPPELRVSPNPVITSRGQPKPLIDSQEDIAKLYADAQESLPPVEEEESDRQQRVYRGQPSTVSQVQRDRDGIIHQASINSIPQSGKIGSYAFGTAYSENLQDDQTIELSHNRLDENRQRNRRDLSAQPTKISGKEPTAEKNHKNSNCSSDVLEHDSLIGLSVCTETSNNSNSSQERLEDNAPAASGLRKYSSKIPQLKSETAMEFDYEQIPGEDSQLMEGHGDEDDVATGESKRRPRQLRPISHTSLKWPGQNYRAIDAPPSPPISQQTGYSFGSYNPYLTPPNPVHNQPPYGNPNYNHLPGYHSYVHQQQQLASAGPLTQKKQKVAYTGYNLSLPPPSLEDDFRPIAGNYYEAAGAAQASPRSPNNLQHHSNAGDLLPYLIQQLKELKEQRKHLQSDNFAYFRLENQPVSPVPTHGVTPVPTISTTYYSPVDPSKMSQQVTPSGQYSTMGGFYNNQKPGQTPLNPNYPGKLVSQYSIASNGHGSTTESNYFQYNIVANQKMKGVFSTAPPNQIGHSAVKVTPPVTPLQVTQSINVVSAPNLAYKIPNRLQQAPLYDFSHLPVGISYANNSTIPESYQTFTKSVSTSETLLPDVPTTTPKSKLTNFQFDINEFMANLKDSDLASVNPAVNPLIKYFKELSTDDNGNTNVPNPIVGRRPVTGSTSTLNNTATTTQEAITPNPPASKNRIRPEPTPPTRSTPTTIRTLKGYENFIKGIQNQLNARNSSQSPAYSTSTTSMRMPTTTTIKSVDYYDEDYEEDEDILPPSQMPPYMPVSETMAPPRRNLATAKPNTESPGKGRINFQTGFLEATTTRRPFPSFTKLNQASAEADVPSFISFPSDIFQELKQRLPKLPESNTPQSSSKLLTTPRSVRPTAHPRPISSTTEQQSTRVRFTTIRPRIRGQQKWMTASPVHEQKEINNHTENSPVVLSSSKQSNPGGLPLNSIHAGSSPERHRDIEYQQQQPQEQQQAPTPQYQSTVRQQQPHATYRPLELSATPKPPSYANQPAYVSDYDEDINGQIEQDNAYDQPTRAPQRAEHVVIQKLDTPARHSSTLTLTTPASPPEDPTYYERITTPYAPKRGPVDYAYGSAEDYDQSERTLTGVKARPHTGTDGSDLIANVVGHTEKTTATPPTRSQNTKTTPPNTRSHARISNTTTQAVTFTQSSTITSTSTYSPTTTSKLASSKAHANKSYKQHIPDKSKTTTKASSTSHTTTTSSTPFPNYLTYSSNPFLKSKLQHVAKSLARLVSSSQPRTNFTSYPQAQNLTNSPRQSTSSESIPDKVTVPAQIIALIPPPTTTQRPLVKDSSGNNNLENVEAVFDESHTINQTVKLPKSRSFETSTSAKFLDFINAAAYGTSPSGNRLNEVPDKLVNRDISFRDKDISYESSSRKPEPLSKYFQKYVDSDVPPQSFKVPTNIGVRLPTEEMESASTTRPSKPIQYSLQSGSQGFSLRAELRERNVSDPIIARTNSFSSTTTTTSPKTLADLFQQYVDIKPTTYAPPLLIWRSGRPVIQQAHHRPTVASSSTSTSVTTTTSAPTTSKDEVESSSTSRAITASKSVAQPSRELDFLPRPNYMARSGYLKNSPNRVTANPAMNFVSPYKSLENLLHEERQHQHHHLRTTTRPRYTNAPAFPEFLQTTAKSPKNLFMTASIRNSSQDVLATMETGNARNFSVSDAILSTFSPQRPAPSMLRTTSTTSTTTTTTTTTTMKPHPLERTSTEVPTTVSAVVASSAIHISQAPKRARGRSRYTAATSNSLGDSVDEPTTYAPKLRLPGGYDPIPFPKRKPQRVQVIGNQRSLLSGPTAKQHEKYTVFKDALQAKDSALSAPNVLSNSLKHKPIENEASASDEPRAEALISKPLEARHQNGINEKETAMDYSSTEHVVSITERPTVKFLYSNKYRQQTAEHTLADSLQNSGYLTSPNGSLQKFRSANVLDQLRQFLSGSDSNSNSDESGNSQFVDEYSLPELRSAIGEIKQLYFPTDRPVTTTLKSSTSTLHPNTTPFATLSPIRSKAESVLPSLNILTANSISTERTTPSTPDFSTPITLKAPPVSLTTAPTIPTATATPSPFAPHTARASRVNNVIKSSIAAAALGPSTSTYQPPVSAGKTQKFKIGFATNNKNHQLQTSSVNQNGPAASASVKCSDSTLNAKCNEISSRNSNRNRGSAMYSNQDRDLQSTPNRGTHPPRTRPTLKPSGTIVSKAQEFVDIYRYPPTRPDPIYPQPTPDKTAAKCRKDVCLLPDCYCGGRDIPGGLNASDTPQFVLMTFDDAVNTINIDLYEELFNNKSRKNPNGCSWRGTFYLSHEWTDYGMVQDLYSQGHEMASHSVSHSFGEQFSQKKWTREIAGQREILAAYGGVKMSDVRGMRAPFLSVGGNKMYKMLYDSNFTYDSSMPVYENRPPSWPYTLDYKIFHDCMIPPCPTRSYPGVWQVPMVMWQDLNGGRCSMGDACSNPSDADGVTKMIMKNFERHYTTNRAPFGLFYHAAWFTQPHHKEGFIKFLDAINAMQDVWIITNWQALQWVRDPTPISRINSFQPFQCDYSDRPKRCNNPKVCNLWHKSGVRYMKTCQPCPDIYPWTGKSGIRSSRIDNEVEEPTA, encoded by the exons gACCCACAGAGGCACAGAGTAAACGACCCTCACGCGTAACCAGCTCCCGCAGCTTCGGCACCAACGTCAAGCCCAACACCTCCAATGGCCCTAGTTTCGACTGCCCCGAGGAGTTCGGATACTATCCGCACCCATCGGACTGCACCCAGTACTACGTGTGCGTCTTTGGAGGAGCGCTTCTTGAGAGTTGCACTGGTGGCCTGATGTACTCGCACGACCTGCAGACCTGCGACTGGCCGCGAAACGTCGGCTGTGAGTTGGTGGACACATCCTCCGAGCGCAGCCCTGCACAAAGCCAAGCCCAGAGCCAAAGGGAACCCCATGCGCAGCACGTGCCGAGCCGAATACGCTTTGGATCCGCTTTCGGCAGTCAGGGTGGCACGCAGAAGGCGGCCACCGTGCCGCCACAGTACCATCGTTCTCCACCACAGGTAATCCAGGCGCAGGTCCAGAACATACCGCCTCCTCCACCGGAGCTGCGAGTGTCACCAAACCCGGTCATCACGTCGCGTGGCCAACCAAAACCTCTGATCGACTCCCAGGAGGACATTGCAAAG CTGTATGCCGATGCGCAGGAATCGTTGCCGCCTGTGGAAGAAGAGGAGTCCGACCGTCAGCAGAGAGTGTATCGAGGCCAACCAAGTACTGTTAGTCAAGTTCAACGCGATCGCGATGGTATTATTCACCAAGCTAGTATAAATTCTATTCCTCAAAGTGGAAAAATCGGATCTTACGCTTTTGGGACCGCCTATAG CGAAAACCTGCAGGACGACCAGACGATCGAACTGTCCCACAACCGACTTGATGAAAATAGGCAGCGCAATCGCCGCGACCTTAGTGCCCAGCCGACGAAAATTTCCGGTAAGGAACCTACAGCAGAAAAAAATCACAAGAACTCAAATTGTTCAAGCGATGTATTGGAGCATGACAGTCTAATCGGGCTCTCTGTTTGTACTGAGACTTCAAATAACTCAAACAGTTCACAAGAACGCTTAGAAGATAATGCGCCGGCAGCTAGTGGGCTGCGTAAATACTCTTCAAAAATCCCTCAGCTAAAGAGCGAAACCGCAATGGAATTCGACTACGAACAAATTCCTGGCGAAGACAGCCAGTTGATGGAAGGACATGGAGACGAGGATGATGTGGCCACGGGTGAGTCGAAGAGACGACCGCGCCAGTTGCGACCCATTTCTCATACATCATTGAAGTGGCCGGGCCAAAACTACCGCGCCATTGACGCACCCCCTTCCCCACCGATTTCTCAGCAAACGGGATACAGCTTTGGAAGCTATAATCCATACCTCACGCCACCCAATCCTGTCCATAACCAACCGCCTTACGGCAACCCCAACTATAATCACCTACCCGGCTACCACTCATACgtgcatcagcagcaacaattggcTTCCGCTGGTCCACTCACTCAGAAAAAGCAGAAAGTGGCCTACACCGGCTACAATCTGTCTTTGCCTCCACCATCGCTGGAGGATGACTTTCGTCCCATTGCGGGCAACTACTACGAAGCTGCCGGTGCAGCTCAAGCTAGTCCGCGTTCGCCTAACAACCTACAGCACCATTCTAACGCTGGCGACCTACTTCCTTATCTGATACAACAGTTGAAGGAGCTAAAAGAACAGCGCAAGCACCTTCAGAGTGATAACTTTGCGTACTTCCGATTGGAAAATCAGCCAGTGAGCCCGGTTCCCACTCATGGAGTCACACCCGTACCCACAATTAGCACCACTTACTACTCCCCAGTAGACCCGTCAAAGATGTCACAACAGGTTACACCAAGCGGTCAGTACAGCACAATGGGCGGATTCTACAACAACCAAAAACCTGGTCAAACCCCCTTAAATCCCAACTATCCCGGAAAGTTGGTATCCCAGTATAGTATTGCCTCTAACGGACATGGCAGCACGACGGAGAGCAACTACTTTCAATACAATATTGTTGCTAACCAAAAGATGAAAGGTGTCTTTAGCACCGCTCCGCCAAACCAGATCGGCCATTCTGCAGTTAAAGTTACGCCACCAGTCACGCCGCTGCAGGTGACTCAGAGTATTAACGTGGTGTCTGCCCCAAATTTGGCCTACAAAATACCTAATCGTCTGCAGCAAGCCCCACTTTATGACTTCTCACACCTTCCCGTAGGTATTAGCTACGCCAACAACAGCACTATTCCAGAATCCTACCAAACTTTCACAAAGTCTGTCAGCACATCAGAAACGCTGCTGCCAGATGTGCCCACTACAACGCCTAAGTCAAAGCTCACAAACTTTCAGTTTGACATCAACGAGTTCATGGCTAATCTTAAGGACAGCGATTTGGCCAGTGTCAACCCGGCCGTAAATCCGTTGATCAAGTATTTTAAAGAGTTAAGTACCGACGACAACGGAAATACAAATGTGCCCAATCCGATAGTTGGTCGACGCCCCGTAACTGGCAGTACCAGCACCTTGAACAACACAGCTACGACCACCCAGGAAGCCATCACGCCGAACCCACCAGCGTCCAAAAATCGGATAAGACCCGAGCCGACACCACCGACACGAAGCACTCCCACTACAATTAGGACTCTGAAAGGCTACGAAAACTTCATAAAGGGCATACAGAACCAACTCAACGCGCGAAACTCTAGCCAAAGTCCCGCCTACAGCACATCAACCACTTCTATGCGAATGCCAACCACCACGACCATCAAGAGCGTCGACTATTATGACGAGGATTACGAAGAGGATGAAGACATATTGCCTCCGTCTCAAATGCCCCCTTATATGCCAGTGTCCGAGACCATGGCCCCTCCCCGCCGAAATTTGGCTACGGCAAAGCCCAATACTGAGTCGCCAGGAAAGGGGCGAATCAACTTCCAGACGGGCTTCCTAGAGGCAACGACAACTCGACGTCCGTTCCCCAGCTTCACCAAGCTGAACCAAGCAAGTGCTGAAGCCGACGTGCCTTCATTTATCAGCTTTCCCAGTGACATCTTCCAAGAGCTAAAGCAGCGGCTGCCCAAGCTCCCAGAATCCAACACCCCACAATCCAGTTCCAAACTACTTACAACTCCACGCAGTGTGCGCCCAACAGCCCATCCAAGGCCTATCTCCTCCACCACAGAGCAGCAGTCAACTCGAGTGCGTTTTACAACAATCCGACCACGCATACGAGGACAACAAAAATGGATGACGGCTTCTCCAGTCCATGAacaaaaggaaataaataacCATACTGAAAACAGTCCCGTTGTCTTAAGCTCAAGCAAGCAAAGCAATCCGGGCGGCCTCCCACTGAACTCAATACATGCCGGCTCAAGCCCAGAAAGACACAG GGATATAGAgtaccaacagcagcagccacaggagcagcagcaagcacCTACCCCCCAGTATCAGTCAACAGTGCGCCAGCAGCAGCCCCACGCAACATACCGCCCCTTAGAGCTCTCGGCCACTCCGAAGCCCCCCTCTTACGCCAACCAGCCAGCATACGTCTCGGACTATGACGAGGATATTAATGGTCAG ATTGAGCAGGATAATGCGTACGATCAGCCCACACGTGCTCCTCAAAG GGCAGAACATGTGGTCATACAAAAACTGGATACCCCGGCCAGGCACTCGAGCACACTCACTCTAACGACGCCCGCATCCCCACCGGAAGATCCCACATACTACGAAAGGATAACTACGCCCTATGCTCCGAAGCGCGGGCCTGTCGACTACGCCTATGGGTCGGCAGAAGACTACGACCAGAGCGAGCGTACACTCACTGGAGTCAAGGCAAGGCCCCATACCGGTACGGATGGCTCTGACCTGATTGCCAATGTTGTGGGACATACCGAAAAGACCACCGCGACGCCACCAACACGATCGCAGAACACGAAGACGACTCCGCCAAATACCAGAAGCCATGCAAGGATTTCCAATACGACCACACAAGCTGTTACGTTTACACAGTCCTCAACAATAACAAGCACATCAACATATTCTCCAACGACAACATCAAAACTTGCAAG CTCGAAAGCGCATGCAAATAAGTCATATAAACAACATATTCCTGACAAGTCAAAAACAACTACAAAAGCTTCCAGTACCTCTCATACGACCACGACCAGCTCCACACCTTTCCCAAATTACCTTACTTATAGTTCAAATCCTTTTCTCAAATCGAAACTACAACACGTTGCTAAATCATTGGCAAGGCTAGTCTCAAGCAGTCAACCTAGGACAAATTTCACCAGTTACCCTCAAGCTCAGAACCTTACAAACTCTCCTCGCCAGTCCACAAGTTCGGAATCAATCCCTGATAAAGTTACCGTTCCCGCTCAAATTATTGCCCTAATTcccccacccaccaccacgCAAAGGCCCCTGGTAAAGGACAGCTCCGGTAATAACAACCTGGAGAACGTTGAGGCTGTCTTTGACGAGAGTCACACAATTAATCAGACGGTTAAACTGCCCAAGAGTCGCTCCTTTGAAACCAGCACATCGGCAAAGTTCCTAGATTTTATTAATGCCGCCGCGTATGGTACAAGCCCGAGTGGCAATCGTCTGAATGAAGTGCCAGATAAACTTGTTAACAGGGATATTTCTTTTCGAGACAAGGACATCTCGTACGAGTCGAGCTCACGGAAACCGGAGCCCCTGTCCAAATATTTTCAGAAATACGTCGATTCTGATGTGCCTCCACAAAGTTTTAAAGTTCCCACAAACATTGGAGTGCGATTGCCGACGGAAGAAATGGAAAGCGCAAGCACAACGCGACCAAGTAAGCCCATACAATATAGTCTTCAAAGTGGATCGCAAGGTTTTAGTTTGCGTGCCGAGCTAAGAGAACGTAATGTGTCGGATCCAATAATTGCAAGGACGAATAGTTTTTCCtccaccacaaccacaactAGCCCAAAAACACTGGCTGACTTATTTCAGCAGTACGTGGACATCAAACCTACAACATACGCTCCACCTCTTCTCATTTGGCGTAGTGGAAGACCAGTCATTCAACAGGCCCATCATAGACCTACAGTCGCAAGTTCCAGCACATCTACTAGTGTCACTACAACTACATCTGCTCCTACAACTTCTAAAGATGAAGTCGAATCCAGCAGCACTAGCAGGGCCATTACCGCATCAAAATCGGTGGCTCAGCCTAGCCGAGAACTAGATTTTCTACCAAGACCGAATTATATGGCACGTTCCGGTTATTTAAAAAACAGCCCAAATCGAGTAACAGCCAACCCTGCGATGAATTTTGTATCACCGTACAAAAGCCTAGAGAACTTGCTTCATGAAGAACGCCAGCACCAGCATCACCATCTGCGGACAACCACTAGACCCCGCTACACAAATGCACCTGCCTTTCCGGAGTTCCTCCAGACTACGGCGAAGTCACCAAAGAATCTCTTTATGACGGCGTCTATTAGGAACTCTAGTCAAGATGTTTTGGCCACGATGGAGACCGGAAACGCACGTAACTTCAGTGTCAGCGACGCTATACTCAGCACATTCAGTCCTCAGCGTCCTGCTCCAAGTATGCTGCGAACCACTAGCACTACCAGTAccacgacgacaacaacaacaactactacGATGAAACCACATCCCCTTGAAAGAACTTCGACTGAGGTTCCAACAACGGTTTCCGCCGTGGTCGCTTCCTCAGCCATCCACATTTCACAGGCCCCAAAGCGTGCCCGTGGGCGCTCTCGATACACGGCGGCCACTTCAAACAGTCTCGGGGACAGCGTGGACGAGCCCACGACTTATGCACCCAAGCTTAGATTGCCCGGCGGATATGATCCCATTCCGTTTCCTAAACGAAAGCCGCAACGAGTGCAAGTGATCGGCAATCAAAGGTCTTTATTGAGTGGACCAACAGCAAAGCAACATGAAAAGTATACGGTATTTAAGGACGCACTGCAAGCCAAAGATTCCGCCCTTAGCGCACCAAATGTTCTTAGCAACTCGCTGAAACATAAACCAATCGAAAATGAAGCTAGCGCTTCGGATGAGCCAAGAGCTGAGGCTTTAATTAGCAAGCCTTTGGAGGCCAGGCATCAGAATGGCATAAACGAAAAAGAAACTGCGATGGACTACAGCTCCACTGAACACGTGGTATCGATAACAGAACGTCCAACTGTCAAGTTCCTTTACTCAAACAAATACCGACAGCAAACTGCGGAGCACACTCTAGCAGACAGTCTTCAGAACTCAGGGTATTTAACATCGCCAAACGGGTCGTTACAGAAGTTCCGATCCGCCAACGTCCTTGACCAACTGAGGCAGTTTCTTTCCGGCAGtgacagcaacagcaatagcgATGAGAGCGGGAATTCCCAATTCGTTGATGAGTACTCACTGCCCGAATTAAGGTCCGCCATCGGTGAGATCAAGCAGCTTTACTTTCCCACCGACCGACCAGTAACGACCACTTTAAAATCAAGCACGTCTACGCTGCATCCTAATACCACGCCTTTTGCGACACTATCTCCAATCCGATCCAAGGCAGAATCCGTTTTGCCCTCTCTTAACATCTTGACCGCTAATTCGATTTCAACAGAAAGAACAACACCAAGCACTCCCGATTTTAGTACCCCTATAACCCTAAAAGCCCCACCAGTTTCTTTGACAACCGCCCCCACTATTCCCACCGCTACAGCTACACCCTCCCCATTTGCACCGCACACTGCGCGCGCTTCGAGGGTGAATAATGTCATTAAGTCGTCGATTGCTGCCGCTGCCCTAGGCCCTAGCACCTCAACCTATCAGCCACCAGTGTCAGCGGGTAAAACCCAAAAGTTCAAAATCGGCTTCGCTACCAACAATAAAAACCACCAACTCCAAACAAGCAGCGTCAACCAAAATGGCCCCGCAGCCTCAGCCTCGGTGAAGTGCTCCGATAGCACACTAAACGCCAAATGCAACGAGATCTCTTCAAG AAACAGCAATAGAAACCGGGGCAGTGCCATGTACAGCAATCAGGATAGAGACTTGCAATCCACGCCCAACCGCGGAACTCACCCACC aCGAACACGCCCCACGCTTAAGCCATCGGGCACAATTGTATCAAAGGCTCAAGAGTTTGTGGATATATACCGGTACCCACCGACCCGCCCCGACCCCATTTACCCACAGCCTACACCCGATAAAACGGCCGCCAAGTGCCGAAAGGACGTATGCCTTTTGCCAGACTGTTATTGCGGAGGAAGGGATATTCCTG GCGGATTGAACGCCTCAGATACTCCGCAATTTGTACTTATGACGTTTGATGATGCTGTCAACACCATTAATATTGACTTGTACGAGGAACTCTTTAATAATAAGTCGCGGAAAAATCCGAACGGCTGTTCGTGGCGCGGAACTTTTTACCTATCTCACGAGTGGACGGACTACGGCATGGTACAGGATTTGTACTCACAAGGGCATGAAATGGCTTCCCACAGCGTTTC CCACAGCTTTGGCGAGCAGTTCTCGCAGAAGAAGTGGACCCGTGAAATTGCCGGACAGCGAGAGATCCTTGCTGCGTACGGCGGTGTCAAGATGTCGGATGTTCGAGGCATGCGTGCTCCTTTCCTGTCGGTGGGCGGAaacaaaatgtacaaaatgcTGTACGACTCAAACTTCACCTACGACTCTTCCATGCCTGTCTACGAGAACCGACCACCCTCCTGGCCCTACACGCTCGACTACAAGATATTCCACGACTGCATGATTCCACCTTGCCCTACCCGTTCTTATCCTGGTGTTTGGCAAGTACCCATGGTTATGTGGCAGGACCTAAACGGAGGCCGCTGTTCTATGGGCGACGCTTGCTCCAACCCCAGTGATGCAGATGGAGTGACAAAGATGATTATGAAGAATTTTGAGCGCCATTACACCACAAACAG AGCACCGTTTGGGTTGTTCTACCACGCAGCATGGTTTACCCAGCCCCATCACAAGGAGGGCTTTATAAAATTCCTCGATGCCATCAATGCGATGCAAGATGTGTGGATCATAACCAACTGGCAAGCGCTACAATGGGTGCGAGACCCTACACCGATATCGCGCATTAACTCATTCCAACCATTTCAGTGCGATTATTCG GATCGACCAAAACGCTGCAACAACCCGAAAGTGTGTAATTTGTGGCACAAGTCCGGCGTCCGATACATGAAAACGTGTCAGCCCTGCCCCGACATCTACCCCTGGACTGGAAAATCTGGAATCCGATCTTCCCGAATCGATAATGAAGTTGAGGAGCCGACGGCGTAA